A portion of the Pseudoxanthomonas sp. JBR18 genome contains these proteins:
- a CDS encoding recombination-associated protein RdgC translates to MFFRNLTLFRFPTSLDFSELDSQLQQAPLKPVGPLEMSSRGFISPFGRNEEVASHRADEAIWVSVGGEDKILPGAVVNDLLARKLDEIEEKEGRRPGGKTRKRLKDDLLHELLPRAFVKPSRIDAMLDLKSGFIAVDASSRKSAENVVSELRGAMGSFPAVPVNAEVAPQSILTAWIAGEPLPEGLSLGEECEMKDPIDGGAVVKCQHQELRCEEIDKHLEAGKQVTKLALVLDDHVSFVLGDDLIIRKLKFLDGVVDQLESTGSDDLRAELDTRFALMSAEVRRLFTILEGALKFSRME, encoded by the coding sequence ATGTTCTTTCGCAACCTGACCCTGTTCCGCTTCCCCACCTCGCTGGATTTCTCCGAACTGGACAGCCAACTGCAGCAGGCCCCGCTCAAGCCGGTCGGCCCGCTGGAGATGAGCTCGCGCGGCTTCATCTCCCCGTTCGGCCGCAACGAGGAAGTCGCCAGCCACCGCGCCGACGAGGCCATCTGGGTCAGCGTTGGCGGCGAGGACAAGATCCTGCCCGGCGCGGTGGTCAACGACCTGCTGGCGCGCAAACTCGACGAGATCGAGGAAAAGGAAGGCCGCCGCCCCGGTGGCAAGACCCGCAAGCGCCTCAAGGACGACCTGCTCCACGAGCTGCTGCCGCGCGCCTTCGTCAAGCCCTCGCGCATCGATGCCATGCTGGACCTGAAGTCCGGTTTCATCGCTGTGGACGCCTCCTCGCGCAAGAGCGCCGAGAACGTGGTCTCCGAACTGCGCGGCGCCATGGGCAGCTTCCCGGCCGTGCCGGTCAACGCCGAGGTCGCCCCGCAGTCCATCCTCACCGCCTGGATCGCTGGCGAGCCTTTGCCCGAGGGGCTGAGCCTGGGTGAGGAATGCGAGATGAAGGACCCCATCGACGGCGGGGCCGTGGTCAAGTGCCAGCACCAGGAATTGCGCTGCGAGGAGATCGACAAGCACCTGGAAGCCGGCAAGCAGGTCACCAAGCTGGCCCTGGTGTTGGACGACCACGTGTCCTTCGTCCTGGGCGATGACCTGATCATCCGCAAGCTCAAGTTCCTCGATGGCGTGGTCGACCAGCTCGAATCGACCGGCAGCGACGACCTGCGCGCCGAGTTGGACACGCGCTTCGCGCTGATGAGCGCCGAGGTGCGGCGCCTGTTCACCATCCTGGAAGGCGCGCTCAAGTTCAGCCGCATGGAATGA
- a CDS encoding SprT family zinc-dependent metalloprotease: MLLRRLTAKPPRSVERDTIVVPARAGAPPIEVQRVRDPRARRIRLSVDERGARLTLPSRASLLAGERFLEEHHQWLCEQLARSAVPETVQPLRPHVTPSLPLRGQDIALHWRSGRYTRLDLHEDGLHLQWPERASQATLVRTLRSFYETQAMADVQAWTPRHLPGLPRAPGRVRFKIMSSQWGSLSPDGSMALDLSLVLARPSAFEYVLVHELCHLAQANHSPAFWAEVQARFPDWRAERAYFHEHGRILKAQLRTLLQS; the protein is encoded by the coding sequence ATGCTGCTGCGCCGGCTCACCGCCAAACCACCCCGCAGCGTCGAGCGCGACACCATCGTCGTGCCGGCGCGTGCCGGCGCGCCCCCCATCGAGGTTCAGCGTGTGCGCGACCCGCGTGCGCGCCGCATCCGCCTGAGCGTGGATGAGCGCGGCGCGCGCCTGACCCTGCCCTCGCGGGCCAGCCTGCTGGCCGGCGAGCGCTTCCTGGAAGAGCACCACCAGTGGCTGTGCGAGCAGCTGGCCCGCAGCGCCGTGCCCGAGACGGTGCAGCCGCTGCGCCCGCACGTGACCCCCAGCCTGCCGCTCCGGGGACAGGACATCGCCCTGCACTGGCGCAGCGGCCGCTATACGCGGCTGGACCTGCACGAGGATGGTCTGCACCTGCAATGGCCCGAGCGCGCCAGCCAGGCGACCCTGGTCCGTACCCTGCGCAGCTTCTACGAAACCCAGGCCATGGCCGATGTGCAGGCCTGGACTCCGCGCCATCTGCCCGGCCTGCCGCGCGCGCCGGGCCGGGTGCGCTTCAAGATCATGTCCTCGCAATGGGGCTCGCTCAGTCCGGACGGGTCGATGGCACTGGACCTGTCCCTGGTCCTGGCCCGGCCGTCGGCCTTCGAGTACGTGCTGGTCCACGAGCTGTGCCACCTGGCCCAGGCCAACCACTCGCCGGCGTTCTGGGCCGAGGTGCAGGCGCGCTTTCCCGACTGGCGCGCCGAACGCGCCTACTTCCACGAACACGGCCGCATCCTCAAGGCGCAGCTGCGCACCCTGCTGCAGAGCTGA
- a CDS encoding YdcH family protein has protein sequence MDNGATEEVVSRLTRLRREHRDLDEEILRLLAGIQADELSVKRLKKRKLWLKDCIARLESALIPDEPA, from the coding sequence ATGGACAACGGCGCGACCGAAGAGGTGGTCTCCCGGCTGACCCGCCTGCGGCGGGAACACCGCGATCTGGACGAAGAGATCCTGCGCCTGCTCGCGGGCATCCAGGCCGACGAACTGTCCGTCAAGCGTCTGAAGAAGCGCAAGCTGTGGCTGAAGGACTGCATCGCCCGGCTGGAGAGCGCCCTGATCCCCGACGAGCCGGCCTGA
- the hemH gene encoding ferrochelatase, with protein MQTTSPDAAGPVPLPATGTLVLVNLGTPEAPTAPAVRRYLAEFLSDRRVVAIPPLLWQPLLRGLILPLRGPKSAEKYAKVWLDGGSPLAVYTTGLAARMQALLPGWRVVPAMRYGQPALRALLERLKGEDTPLRVLPLYPQYSTTTTASVRDVVDAVLPSPGAGQLGWVDDYSDDPDWIAAVVASIARWRQANGTGEHLLFSFHGLPQRVANNGDPYPQRCERSAALIAQALGLAEGDWTLTYQSRFGKERWLEPATDTELAALAARGVRQVDVVCPGFAVDCLETLEEVGMQFAEGFAEAGGTLRYIPCLNDSPEHAQALLAMLERQLGPMRA; from the coding sequence ATGCAAACGACCTCCCCTGATGCCGCCGGCCCCGTGCCACTGCCGGCCACCGGCACCCTGGTGCTGGTCAACCTGGGCACTCCCGAGGCGCCGACCGCGCCGGCGGTGCGCCGCTACCTGGCCGAATTCCTCAGTGACCGGCGCGTGGTCGCCATCCCGCCGCTGCTGTGGCAGCCGCTGCTGCGCGGCCTGATCCTGCCGTTGCGTGGTCCCAAGTCCGCGGAGAAGTACGCCAAGGTGTGGCTGGACGGCGGTTCCCCGCTGGCCGTGTACACCACCGGCCTGGCCGCGCGGATGCAGGCGCTGCTGCCGGGCTGGCGGGTCGTGCCGGCGATGCGCTACGGCCAGCCGGCGCTGCGCGCGCTGCTGGAACGGCTCAAGGGCGAGGACACGCCACTGCGGGTGCTGCCGCTGTATCCGCAGTACTCGACCACCACCACCGCCTCGGTGCGCGACGTGGTCGATGCGGTGCTGCCCAGCCCGGGCGCGGGACAGCTGGGCTGGGTGGACGACTACTCGGACGATCCGGACTGGATCGCGGCGGTGGTGGCCTCCATCGCGCGCTGGCGCCAGGCCAACGGCACCGGAGAGCATCTGCTGTTCTCCTTCCATGGCCTGCCCCAGCGCGTGGCCAACAACGGCGACCCTTACCCGCAGCGGTGCGAGCGCAGCGCCGCGCTGATCGCCCAGGCGCTGGGCCTGGCCGAAGGCGACTGGACGCTGACCTACCAGTCGCGCTTCGGCAAGGAGCGCTGGCTTGAGCCGGCCACCGATACCGAGCTGGCCGCGCTGGCCGCGCGCGGCGTGCGCCAGGTGGACGTGGTCTGTCCCGGCTTCGCGGTGGACTGCCTGGAAACGCTGGAGGAGGTCGGCATGCAGTTTGCCGAGGGGTTCGCCGAGGCCGGTGGCACTCTGCGCTACATCCCCTGCCTCAACGATTCGCCCGAACACGCCCAGGCCCTGCTGGCCATGCTGGAGCGCCAGCTGGGGCCGATGCGCGCATGA
- the tatB gene encoding Sec-independent protein translocase protein TatB: MFDIGFPELIVIAIVALVVLGPERLPKAARFAGLWVRRARNQWDSVKSELERELAADELKRNLHEAQEALRRTDQSMRRGQDDLQREFDSVGEEVRSTGAETETARDVAAASAPEAAAPATPAQGHKEGGDERPNP; the protein is encoded by the coding sequence ATGTTCGACATCGGCTTTCCCGAACTCATCGTCATCGCCATCGTGGCCCTGGTGGTGCTTGGTCCCGAGCGCCTGCCAAAGGCAGCGCGCTTCGCCGGACTGTGGGTGCGCCGGGCGCGCAACCAGTGGGACTCGGTGAAGAGCGAACTGGAACGCGAACTGGCCGCCGACGAACTCAAGCGCAACCTGCACGAAGCCCAGGAAGCCCTGCGCCGCACCGATCAGTCCATGCGCCGTGGCCAGGACGACCTGCAGCGCGAGTTCGACAGCGTGGGCGAGGAAGTCCGCTCGACCGGCGCGGAGACCGAGACCGCACGCGATGTCGCGGCGGCGTCCGCACCGGAGGCCGCCGCGCCTGCGACACCCGCGCAGGGTCACAAGGAGGGCGGCGATGAACGCCCCAACCCCTGA
- the pyrF gene encoding orotidine-5'-phosphate decarboxylase: MSALTLGPRERLIVALDEPTGAQALEWVDRLGDAVQFYKIGMELLASGDYFTVLDALAKRDKKIFVDLKFFDIPATIAGVIGGLSRWPVTFATLHGWHAPMMEAAADARSGQLRLLAVTVLTSMDRTDLDAMGIQADPQAVVVQRALAAQAAGLDGVICSGQEAGPVRAATGAGFDIVCPGIRPAGSAVGDQKRVMGVAEAFAAGASAIVVGRPIRQAPDPRAAAEAMQAEIAKSLI; this comes from the coding sequence GTGAGCGCGCTGACCCTGGGCCCGCGCGAACGCCTGATCGTCGCCCTGGACGAACCGACCGGCGCGCAGGCGCTGGAATGGGTCGACCGCCTGGGCGATGCGGTGCAGTTCTACAAGATCGGCATGGAGCTGCTGGCCTCTGGCGACTACTTCACCGTGCTCGACGCGCTGGCCAAGCGCGACAAGAAGATCTTCGTGGACCTGAAGTTCTTCGACATCCCCGCCACCATCGCCGGCGTCATCGGCGGACTCTCGCGCTGGCCGGTGACCTTCGCCACGCTGCACGGCTGGCACGCACCGATGATGGAGGCCGCCGCCGACGCGCGCAGCGGCCAGCTGCGCCTGCTGGCGGTGACGGTCCTGACCTCCATGGACCGCACGGACCTGGACGCGATGGGGATCCAGGCCGATCCACAGGCGGTGGTGGTCCAGCGCGCACTGGCTGCCCAGGCCGCCGGCCTGGACGGGGTGATCTGCTCCGGGCAGGAGGCCGGCCCCGTGCGCGCGGCGACCGGCGCCGGCTTCGACATCGTCTGCCCCGGCATCCGTCCGGCCGGCAGCGCGGTGGGCGACCAGAAGCGGGTCATGGGCGTGGCCGAGGCGTTCGCCGCCGGCGCCAGCGCCATCGTGGTCGGCCGGCCGATCCGTCAGGCGCCCGATCCACGCGCCGCCGCGGAAGCGATGCAGGCGGAGATCGCCAAATCACTCATTTGA
- the tatA gene encoding Sec-independent protein translocase subunit TatA, with translation MGSLSIWHWLVVLAIVLLVFGTKRLTSGAKDLGSAVKEFKKGMRDEDKPAARLSDEARGADEAAAKERERERSGEDR, from the coding sequence ATGGGCAGTCTCAGCATCTGGCATTGGTTGGTCGTGTTGGCCATCGTCCTGTTGGTCTTCGGCACCAAGCGACTGACCAGCGGCGCCAAGGACCTCGGCAGCGCGGTGAAGGAATTCAAGAAGGGCATGCGCGACGAGGACAAGCCGGCTGCACGCCTGTCCGACGAAGCGCGCGGCGCCGACGAGGCCGCCGCCAAGGAGCGCGAGCGCGAACGCAGCGGCGAGGACCGCTGA
- the plsB gene encoding glycerol-3-phosphate 1-O-acyltransferase PlsB: protein MPPMPEQTPLPLPDDNGPQPPRAGQPETAEHAAAASAPVDGEHAHLPVPVSAPIGRSGKAPLWARLMHRLVDPWVNLDIEPEAPGAMIDNRPVCYVLEDYGLSNALILDRACHAAGLPSPLQPIPGDPIRRKRAYLALSRRSSPTLIPEAGSAKTHSDSLARLLQAHRNNLALDVQLVPVSIFVGRAPDKQSGWFAVLFSENWALVGRFRRLLAILLNGRNTIVRFSPPVSVRDTVAEQLPPERTVRKLSRVLRTHFHRIRESVIGPDLSTRRLLVDQVLAAESVKQAIADQARRDNTKPEDAWKKAHAMAWEIAADYSNPVVRSASFLLSHVWNRIYAGVLVHHLDKFKDAAPGHEIVYVPSHRSHMDYLLLSYLLYERGIVPPHIFAGINLNLPVVGTLLRKGGAFFARRSFRGNPLYSAVFSEYMAQLVAGGYSIEYFVEGGRSRTGRLLPPKGGVISMTVRAYLRQPRKPVLFQPVYIGYEKLMEGKSYLDELSGRPKQKESIWGLLWNIPKVLRSNFGQVVVNFGEPIELNAVLAEHAPEWDGTPLPDEEKPRWLSDTVDALAQTINVRVNAAADVNPINLLALALLSTPKHAMAEGDLIAQIELSKALLKELPYSDRVTVSPHSPERIIAHGLDINVLRRISHPLGDVLDVVDEDTAVLLSYYRNNVLHLFTAASWIACCFQNNRRMSRQRLVGLGVQLYPFLQAELFLPWTPEQFSARIERTIDVFIQARLLEQVGDDDGGILARNAGQTDEVFRLRAIGHSLQQAFERYYIAISVLVKNGPGTLGSAELESLCQQAAQRLSLLYAPAAPEFFDRTLFRGFIQKLRELKLVWPDENSKLLFDERLDAWARDAKIILGRELRHTIERVSPEAARPQDTAPEPSE from the coding sequence ATGCCGCCAATGCCCGAACAGACTCCCCTCCCCCTCCCGGACGACAACGGTCCGCAGCCGCCGCGCGCGGGCCAGCCCGAGACCGCCGAGCACGCCGCCGCGGCCAGCGCACCGGTGGACGGCGAACACGCGCACCTGCCGGTGCCGGTGTCCGCGCCGATCGGCCGCAGCGGCAAGGCGCCCCTGTGGGCGCGCCTGATGCACCGCCTGGTCGACCCGTGGGTGAACCTGGACATCGAACCGGAAGCCCCCGGGGCGATGATCGACAACCGGCCGGTCTGCTATGTGCTGGAAGACTATGGGCTGTCCAACGCCCTGATCCTGGACCGCGCCTGTCACGCCGCCGGCCTGCCCTCGCCGCTGCAGCCGATCCCGGGCGACCCGATCCGGCGCAAGCGCGCGTACCTGGCGCTGTCGCGGCGCAGTTCGCCCACGCTGATCCCCGAAGCCGGCAGCGCCAAGACCCATTCGGACTCGCTGGCCCGGCTGCTGCAGGCACACCGCAACAACCTGGCCCTGGACGTGCAGCTGGTCCCGGTGTCGATCTTCGTGGGGCGCGCGCCGGACAAGCAGAGCGGCTGGTTCGCGGTGCTGTTCTCGGAGAACTGGGCCCTGGTGGGCCGCTTCCGCCGGCTGCTGGCCATCCTGCTCAACGGACGCAACACCATCGTGCGGTTTTCGCCGCCGGTGTCGGTCCGCGATACCGTCGCCGAACAGCTCCCCCCCGAGCGCACGGTGCGCAAGCTCTCGCGCGTGCTGCGCACGCACTTCCACCGCATCCGCGAATCGGTGATCGGCCCGGACCTGTCGACCCGGCGTCTGCTGGTGGACCAGGTGCTGGCGGCCGAGTCGGTCAAGCAGGCCATCGCCGACCAGGCCCGCCGCGACAACACCAAGCCGGAGGACGCCTGGAAGAAGGCCCACGCCATGGCCTGGGAGATCGCCGCGGACTATTCCAACCCGGTGGTGCGCTCGGCCAGCTTCCTGCTGTCGCACGTGTGGAACCGCATCTACGCCGGCGTGCTGGTGCACCACCTGGACAAGTTCAAGGACGCCGCGCCCGGGCACGAGATCGTCTACGTGCCCAGCCACCGCAGCCACATGGACTACCTGCTGCTGAGCTACCTGCTGTACGAACGCGGCATCGTGCCGCCGCACATCTTTGCCGGCATCAACCTCAACCTGCCGGTGGTCGGCACCCTGCTGCGCAAGGGCGGCGCGTTCTTCGCCCGGCGCTCGTTCCGCGGCAATCCGCTGTATTCGGCGGTGTTCTCCGAATACATGGCGCAGCTGGTCGCCGGCGGCTATTCCATCGAGTACTTCGTGGAAGGCGGACGTTCGCGTACCGGCCGGCTGCTGCCGCCCAAGGGCGGGGTGATCTCGATGACCGTGCGCGCCTACCTGCGCCAGCCGCGCAAGCCGGTGCTTTTCCAGCCGGTCTACATCGGCTACGAGAAGCTGATGGAGGGCAAGAGCTACCTGGACGAACTCTCCGGCCGGCCCAAGCAGAAGGAATCGATCTGGGGCCTGCTGTGGAACATCCCCAAGGTGCTGCGCTCCAACTTCGGCCAGGTGGTGGTGAACTTCGGCGAGCCGATCGAACTGAACGCGGTGCTGGCCGAGCACGCGCCGGAATGGGACGGCACGCCCCTGCCCGACGAGGAAAAGCCGCGCTGGCTGTCCGATACGGTCGATGCGCTGGCCCAGACCATCAACGTGCGGGTCAACGCGGCCGCCGACGTCAACCCGATCAACCTGCTGGCGCTGGCCCTGCTGTCCACGCCCAAGCACGCCATGGCCGAGGGCGACCTGATCGCCCAGATCGAGCTGTCCAAGGCCCTGCTCAAGGAGTTGCCGTATTCGGACCGGGTGACCGTCTCCCCGCACAGCCCCGAGCGCATCATCGCCCACGGCCTGGACATCAACGTCCTGCGCCGCATCTCCCACCCGCTGGGCGATGTGCTGGACGTGGTCGACGAAGACACCGCGGTGCTGCTGAGCTATTACCGCAACAACGTCCTGCACCTGTTCACCGCGGCCTCGTGGATCGCCTGCTGCTTCCAGAACAACCGGCGCATGTCGCGCCAGCGCCTGGTCGGGCTGGGCGTGCAGCTGTATCCGTTTCTGCAGGCCGAGCTGTTCCTGCCGTGGACGCCGGAGCAGTTCAGCGCGCGCATCGAGCGCACCATCGACGTGTTCATCCAGGCGCGCCTGCTCGAGCAGGTCGGCGATGACGACGGCGGCATCCTGGCCCGCAACGCCGGCCAGACCGACGAGGTGTTCCGCCTGCGGGCGATCGGCCACTCGCTGCAGCAGGCCTTCGAGCGCTATTACATCGCCATCTCGGTGCTGGTGAAGAACGGCCCTGGCACCCTGGGCTCGGCCGAGCTGGAGAGCCTGTGCCAGCAGGCCGCCCAGCGCCTGAGCCTGCTCTATGCGCCGGCCGCCCCGGAATTCTTCGACCGCACCCTGTTCCGCGGCTTCATCCAGAAACTGCGCGAACTCAAGCTGGTCTGGCCCGACGAAAACAGCAAGCTGCTGTTCGACGAGCGCCTGGACGCCTGGGCGCGCGATGCCAAGATCATCCTCGGCCGCGAGCTGCGCCACACCATCGAACGGGTCAGCCCCGAAGCGGCGCGCCCGCAGGACACCGCTCCGGAACCGTCCGAATAA
- a CDS encoding alpha/beta hydrolase, with translation MNLVECVLPASVGALHALRGGDPEGPKVIALHGWLDNAASWIPLLDLLPQPLDVLALDLPGHGRSVHLPPGTEYSPFVAINAVLDAADALGWERFALLGHSMGAGISSLLAAACPQRVRRLVCIEALGGLGEAADQAPARMRDAIAQARLPSRRPLRVFNALAAPIRARMQANGLSEASARLLVERGVRGVDDGWVWSSDPRLMLPSLYRATHDQVDALVASIDCPAQVILATPAQHYFPEPLRSQRAARLRHGQVTVLPGHHHLHMDDAPAVAGVIGGFLGEA, from the coding sequence ATGAACCTGGTCGAATGCGTGCTGCCGGCCAGCGTCGGCGCGCTGCACGCCCTGCGTGGCGGTGATCCGGAAGGGCCCAAGGTCATCGCCCTGCACGGGTGGCTGGACAACGCGGCCAGCTGGATTCCGCTGCTGGACCTGTTGCCGCAGCCGCTGGACGTGCTGGCGCTGGACCTGCCCGGGCATGGGCGCAGCGTGCATCTGCCGCCGGGCACGGAGTATTCGCCGTTCGTGGCGATCAACGCGGTGCTCGATGCGGCCGATGCCCTGGGCTGGGAGCGCTTCGCCCTGCTGGGCCATTCGATGGGCGCGGGCATCTCCAGCCTGCTCGCGGCGGCCTGTCCGCAGCGCGTGCGGCGGCTGGTGTGCATCGAGGCCCTGGGTGGCCTGGGCGAGGCGGCGGACCAGGCCCCGGCGCGGATGCGCGATGCCATTGCGCAGGCGCGTCTGCCTTCGCGCCGCCCGCTGCGGGTCTTCAACGCGCTCGCGGCCCCGATCCGCGCGCGCATGCAGGCCAACGGCCTGAGTGAGGCCAGTGCACGGCTGCTGGTCGAACGCGGCGTGCGCGGGGTCGACGATGGCTGGGTCTGGAGCAGCGACCCGCGCCTGATGCTGCCCTCGCTGTACCGCGCCACCCACGACCAGGTCGATGCGCTGGTGGCATCCATCGACTGCCCGGCCCAGGTGATCCTGGCGACCCCGGCGCAGCACTATTTCCCTGAACCCCTGCGCAGCCAGCGCGCCGCACGCCTGCGCCATGGCCAGGTCACGGTCCTGCCCGGCCATCACCATCTACACATGGATGACGCGCCGGCCGTGGCCGGGGTCATTGGCGGCTTCCTCGGCGAGGCCTGA
- a CDS encoding 5'-nucleotidase, lipoprotein e(P4) family, with protein sequence MTRLRTLLLSAGTVLALAACKPAPAPDTTATTPQSSAQASADPAPATTEVLADDNLNAVLWVQRSAEYKAIAEQTYRAAADHLDAALKDKTWDALPEDERGGAVGDLKPAVILDVDETVLDNSPYQARLIRDNAGYDEVSWDQWVAEKKAKPVPGVVEFAKAAKARGITLLYISNRAVHLKDATLANLRSAGLPVADDSVFLGLGTVLKGCEQNGTEKTCRRKLAGQQYRVLMQFGDQLGDFAQVIANTAEGRAGLLDKYDAWFGQRWWMLPGPTYGSWEPALFNNDWQQPRGVRRAAKRAQLDFAQ encoded by the coding sequence GTGACCCGACTCCGCACCCTGCTCCTGAGCGCCGGCACTGTGCTGGCGCTGGCCGCCTGCAAGCCGGCCCCCGCCCCGGACACCACGGCGACGACGCCCCAGTCCTCCGCCCAGGCCAGCGCCGATCCGGCCCCGGCCACCACCGAGGTGCTGGCCGACGACAACCTCAACGCCGTGCTCTGGGTGCAGCGCTCGGCCGAATACAAGGCCATCGCCGAGCAGACCTATCGCGCCGCCGCCGACCACCTCGATGCCGCGCTCAAAGACAAGACCTGGGACGCCCTGCCCGAGGATGAACGCGGCGGCGCGGTCGGCGATCTCAAACCGGCGGTGATCCTGGATGTGGACGAGACGGTGCTGGACAACTCGCCCTACCAGGCCCGCCTGATCCGCGACAACGCCGGGTACGACGAGGTCAGCTGGGACCAGTGGGTCGCCGAGAAGAAGGCCAAGCCGGTCCCGGGCGTGGTCGAATTCGCCAAGGCGGCCAAGGCCCGCGGCATCACCCTGCTGTACATCTCCAACCGCGCCGTGCATCTGAAGGACGCCACCCTGGCCAACCTGCGCAGCGCCGGGCTGCCGGTGGCCGATGACAGCGTGTTCCTGGGGCTGGGCACCGTGCTCAAGGGCTGCGAGCAGAACGGCACCGAGAAGACCTGCCGACGCAAGCTGGCCGGGCAGCAGTACCGGGTGCTGATGCAGTTCGGCGACCAGCTCGGCGATTTCGCCCAGGTCATCGCCAATACCGCGGAAGGCCGCGCCGGGCTGCTGGACAAGTACGACGCCTGGTTCGGCCAGCGCTGGTGGATGCTGCCCGGTCCGACCTACGGGTCGTGGGAACCGGCGCTATTCAACAACGACTGGCAGCAGCCGCGCGGGGTCCGCCGGGCCGCCAAGCGCGCGCAGCTGGATTTCGCCCAGTGA
- the ttcA gene encoding tRNA 2-thiocytidine(32) synthetase TtcA: protein MSTPLPLQLLDDPAPRPADRHGRAYREQTKLAKRLRRQVGQAIADYGMIEAGDKVMVCLSGGKDSYTMLDVLLQLQKKAPVDFELVAVNLDQKQPGFPEHVLPAYLESLGVPYHIIEQDTYSVVSRVIPEGKTMCSLCSRMRRGALYSYAAEHGFTKIALGHHRDDMVATFFMNLFHHAKLSGMPPKLLSDDGRHVVIRPLAYVREADIVDYAEAKAFPIIPCNLCGSQENLQRRQVGHMLKAWEKESPGRIEQIARALGDIRPSQLADPKLFDFLALGARGAGAPPDARAWLGGGQDEHQD, encoded by the coding sequence ATGAGCACGCCTTTGCCCCTGCAGCTGCTGGACGATCCAGCCCCCCGCCCGGCCGACCGGCACGGCCGCGCCTATCGCGAGCAGACCAAGCTGGCCAAGCGCTTGCGTCGCCAGGTCGGCCAGGCCATTGCCGACTACGGGATGATCGAGGCCGGCGACAAGGTGATGGTCTGCCTGTCCGGCGGCAAGGACAGCTACACGATGCTCGACGTGCTGCTGCAGCTGCAGAAGAAGGCCCCGGTGGACTTCGAACTGGTGGCGGTCAACCTGGACCAGAAGCAGCCCGGCTTCCCCGAGCACGTGCTGCCGGCCTATCTGGAATCCTTGGGCGTGCCGTACCACATCATCGAGCAGGACACCTACTCGGTGGTCAGCCGGGTGATCCCCGAAGGCAAGACGATGTGCTCGCTGTGCTCGCGTATGCGCCGCGGCGCGCTGTACAGCTACGCCGCCGAGCACGGCTTCACCAAGATCGCCCTGGGTCACCACCGCGACGACATGGTGGCCACCTTCTTCATGAACCTGTTCCACCACGCCAAGCTATCGGGCATGCCGCCCAAGCTGCTGTCCGACGATGGCCGCCACGTGGTGATCCGGCCGCTGGCCTACGTGCGCGAGGCCGACATCGTCGACTATGCCGAGGCAAAGGCCTTCCCGATCATTCCCTGCAACCTGTGCGGCAGCCAGGAAAACCTGCAGCGGCGCCAGGTCGGCCACATGCTCAAGGCCTGGGAGAAGGAATCGCCGGGGCGGATCGAGCAGATCGCCCGGGCGCTGGGCGACATCCGGCCCTCGCAGCTGGCCGATCCGAAGCTGTTCGATTTCCTCGCCCTGGGCGCGCGCGGGGCCGGCGCGCCGCCCGATGCCCGCGCCTGGCTGGGCGGTGGCCAGGACGAGCACCAGGACTGA
- a CDS encoding lipid-binding SYLF domain-containing protein → MFLSRLSPRPLARFGVLMLAALVSTQAMAGTEQDERAINATRVLTDIQRIPEESIPDKLLDEGKAIIVIPDSLKVGLVFGGRSGHGLMSVKNPDGTWSQPVFVKLTGGSIGFQAGVQSSDIILVFRNERSLNNIVNGKFTLGADASVAAGPVGRNASAATDGQLKAEIWSWSRARGLFVGVALDGAVLSIDNDDNVAAYGPTATPRAIFENRAGHPSSQIVSFRDELEEATAAARANRGTDARPVVTTGTPYAPPAPAQPAQAAPQVQTAPVGTQPATTEPAPQQGFQPVEEGEIRTEQLN, encoded by the coding sequence ATGTTCCTGTCCCGTCTTTCTCCGCGCCCTCTGGCCCGATTCGGCGTGCTGATGCTGGCCGCACTGGTCAGTACCCAGGCCATGGCCGGGACCGAGCAGGACGAGCGCGCAATCAATGCCACCCGCGTGCTGACCGACATCCAGCGCATCCCGGAGGAGTCCATCCCCGACAAGCTGCTCGACGAGGGCAAGGCGATCATCGTCATCCCCGATTCGCTCAAGGTCGGGCTGGTGTTCGGCGGGCGCAGTGGCCACGGCCTGATGTCGGTGAAGAACCCCGACGGCACCTGGTCCCAGCCGGTGTTCGTCAAGCTCACCGGCGGCAGCATCGGCTTCCAGGCCGGCGTGCAGTCGTCTGACATCATCCTGGTGTTCCGCAACGAGCGCTCGCTCAACAACATCGTCAACGGCAAATTCACCCTGGGCGCCGACGCCTCGGTCGCTGCCGGCCCGGTCGGGCGCAATGCCTCGGCCGCCACCGACGGCCAGCTCAAGGCCGAGATCTGGTCCTGGTCGCGCGCGCGCGGATTGTTCGTCGGCGTGGCACTTGATGGTGCGGTGCTGTCCATCGACAACGACGACAACGTCGCCGCCTACGGCCCCACCGCCACGCCGCGCGCGATCTTCGAGAACCGCGCAGGCCACCCTTCCTCGCAGATCGTCAGTTTCCGCGACGAACTGGAGGAAGCCACCGCCGCGGCACGTGCCAACCGCGGCACCGATGCCCGCCCGGTGGTGACCACGGGCACGCCCTACGCACCGCCCGCCCCCGCCCAGCCGGCCCAGGCCGCCCCGCAGGTGCAGACCGCCCCGGTCGGCACCCAGCCGGCCACGACCGAGCCGGCGCCCCAGCAGGGCTTCCAGCCGGTGGAAGAAGGCGAAATCCGGACCGAACAGCTGAACTGA